A genomic stretch from Thermogemmatispora onikobensis includes:
- a CDS encoding PTS sugar transporter subunit IIB, whose product MIRVLIVCSWGMSTSLLVESMLEAAAARNCTLSVEALSAGEYMDRLDECDVVLIAPQIRHLRKSIEKLAQEAGKPVALIEPFHYATMNGEAVLEQVLLLLQGTQEGQAQP is encoded by the coding sequence ATGATCCGAGTCCTGATTGTCTGCAGCTGGGGCATGTCCACCAGCCTGCTGGTGGAAAGCATGCTCGAAGCGGCAGCAGCACGCAATTGCACACTCAGCGTCGAGGCATTGAGCGCCGGCGAATACATGGACCGGCTGGACGAGTGCGATGTTGTACTCATTGCTCCGCAGATTCGCCATCTGCGCAAGAGCATCGAAAAGCTGGCGCAGGAAGCCGGCAAGCCCGTGGCTTTGATCGAGCCATTTCACTATGCAACGATGAACGGTGAGGCCGTGCTGGAGCAAGTGCTCTTGCTCCTGCAAGGGACGCAGGAAGGTCAGGCACAGCCATGA
- a CDS encoding PTS sugar transporter subunit IIC: MNAMIEKSSAWFERYLVPPLSAIASNIYLQAIRDAFIIFTLPLIIAGSIFLIIANPPVPAFAQFLQAHAGIQNAILVPFNLSFGLMALFLAFGVAYSVAQYRRTEPVQPGVLAMVLFLVASMPVTNLNSLTLGTILPYLGGQGLLIAILIGILSSEVMRWFRSSRYTIRLPKSVPANVKRAFEALVPAVLLITAIWLLEWFVSSHTVTTTDSSGHRVTLQLTLPILLMKVFEPLVVVQDSYPAALLEIILMMLLWSVGIHGMNIVTAIAAPFWFSTLAANAAAGPAHAHGIVTEPFFHIFAHLGGSGATWPLVIYMLRSRSAQLRTVGKVALGPAIFNINEPVTFGVPMALNPLMMIPFVLVPVTIVTINYLAFSFGLVHVPMVMQPFTVPVGISGFVATGGDIRGSLLQFFDLAVSAVLYYPFFKAWERILIAREEAAARGESERATATAGLSSASSGVRRGAMSR; encoded by the coding sequence ATGAATGCGATGATCGAGAAGAGCAGCGCCTGGTTTGAGCGCTATCTGGTACCACCGCTGAGTGCGATCGCCAGCAATATCTACCTGCAGGCGATTCGCGACGCCTTCATCATCTTCACGCTCCCGCTGATCATCGCGGGCAGCATCTTTCTGATCATCGCCAACCCGCCTGTTCCAGCCTTTGCCCAATTTCTCCAGGCCCATGCAGGCATTCAAAACGCCATCTTGGTGCCTTTCAACCTCTCCTTTGGGCTCATGGCGCTCTTCCTGGCCTTCGGCGTGGCCTACAGCGTTGCCCAGTACCGGCGTACCGAGCCGGTGCAGCCGGGCGTTCTGGCGATGGTCCTCTTCCTGGTCGCCAGCATGCCGGTCACCAACCTCAATAGCCTGACGCTGGGCACCATCCTGCCCTATCTCGGCGGTCAGGGCCTGCTCATCGCCATCCTGATCGGCATCCTCTCCAGCGAGGTCATGCGCTGGTTCCGCAGCTCCCGCTACACCATCCGTCTGCCGAAGAGCGTGCCTGCTAACGTTAAGCGCGCCTTCGAGGCGCTGGTGCCTGCTGTGCTGCTCATCACAGCCATCTGGCTGCTGGAGTGGTTCGTCAGCTCGCATACAGTGACGACGACCGACAGCAGCGGCCATCGCGTGACGTTGCAATTGACACTGCCGATCTTGCTGATGAAGGTCTTTGAGCCGTTGGTGGTGGTGCAGGACAGCTATCCAGCGGCCCTGCTGGAGATCATCTTGATGATGTTGCTGTGGTCGGTGGGCATCCACGGGATGAATATCGTGACGGCGATCGCGGCCCCTTTCTGGTTTAGCACCCTGGCCGCCAACGCCGCCGCCGGCCCGGCCCACGCCCACGGCATCGTCACTGAGCCGTTCTTCCACATCTTCGCCCACCTGGGCGGCTCAGGCGCAACCTGGCCGCTGGTGATCTATATGCTACGCTCGCGCTCGGCCCAGTTGCGTACCGTTGGCAAGGTCGCCCTGGGACCGGCGATTTTCAATATCAATGAGCCTGTCACGTTTGGGGTCCCCATGGCGTTGAACCCGCTCATGATGATCCCTTTCGTGCTGGTTCCCGTCACCATCGTCACCATCAATTACCTGGCCTTCTCTTTCGGCCTGGTCCATGTGCCGATGGTGATGCAGCCTTTCACCGTTCCCGTCGGAATCAGCGGCTTCGTGGCTACCGGGGGCGACATTCGCGGCAGCCTCCTGCAGTTCTTCGATCTCGCTGTTTCCGCTGTGCTCTATTATCCCTTCTTTAAAGCCTGGGAACGCATCTTGATCGCCCGCGAAGAGGCGGCAGCCCGCGGCGAAAGCGAGCGCGCCACCGCGACGGCAGGTCTGTCTTCGGCCAGCAGCGGCGTGCGCCGTGGCGCTATGAGCCGCTAG
- a CDS encoding sugar ABC transporter substrate-binding protein — protein MTLFIRQRRFAAVAITLLLSLLLAACGSSGSTGGTSSSGAANGKGCMKIGILLPETATSERWDAKDKPALINGIKAALPGATVDYNNAEGNKDEQLNQAEADLTRGDCILVVGAVDSDAAAAIVAKAKQQGVPVIAYDRLIQSKDLAYYVSFDNVRVGYLQGQYIVQHHQKGDRVVMINGSQTDNNAVLFRQGAHQALDPLFQSGELKLVYETYTPGWDNDTARTEMDQALTANQNNIQIAYVANDGMANSVIAALKAQHLDKKVLVTGQDATVAGIQNILTGEQAMTVYKAITKEANATAQLVAAISKGEDTSKLTNGQTKTKDGGNIPSVLETPVAVDKSNIASTVLADGFVTKEQICQGLPAGTGGIC, from the coding sequence ATGACGTTATTTATCCGACAGCGCAGATTTGCTGCCGTAGCGATCACGCTGCTCTTATCTCTCCTTTTAGCCGCCTGTGGCAGCAGCGGTAGCACAGGTGGGACCTCGTCCTCTGGAGCGGCTAATGGCAAAGGATGCATGAAAATCGGCATTCTCCTGCCGGAGACGGCCACCTCGGAGCGCTGGGATGCCAAGGACAAGCCGGCGCTGATCAACGGCATTAAGGCGGCCCTGCCCGGGGCGACGGTCGACTATAACAACGCTGAGGGCAACAAGGACGAGCAGCTCAACCAGGCCGAGGCCGACCTGACGCGCGGCGACTGCATCCTGGTAGTGGGCGCCGTCGATAGCGATGCCGCCGCCGCCATCGTGGCGAAGGCCAAACAGCAGGGTGTGCCGGTCATCGCCTACGACCGCCTGATCCAGTCCAAGGACCTGGCATACTATGTCTCCTTCGATAACGTGCGCGTCGGCTACCTGCAGGGCCAGTACATCGTCCAGCATCATCAGAAGGGCGACCGTGTCGTGATGATCAACGGCTCGCAGACCGACAACAACGCCGTCCTCTTCCGCCAGGGCGCGCACCAGGCGCTTGATCCGCTCTTCCAGAGTGGCGAGCTGAAGCTGGTCTACGAGACCTATACGCCTGGCTGGGATAACGACACGGCGCGCACCGAGATGGATCAGGCCCTGACGGCCAACCAGAACAATATCCAGATCGCCTATGTGGCCAACGATGGTATGGCCAACTCGGTGATCGCCGCCCTCAAGGCTCAGCACCTGGATAAGAAGGTGCTGGTCACCGGTCAGGATGCCACCGTCGCTGGTATCCAGAACATCCTGACGGGCGAGCAGGCGATGACGGTCTACAAGGCCATCACCAAGGAGGCTAACGCGACCGCCCAGTTGGTGGCGGCTATCAGCAAAGGGGAAGACACCTCGAAGCTGACCAACGGCCAGACCAAGACCAAGGATGGCGGCAACATTCCATCGGTCCTGGAGACACCGGTTGCTGTCGATAAGTCCAACATCGCTTCGACAGTGCTGGCCGATGGCTTTGTGACCAAAGAGCAGATCTGTCAGGGCCTCCCAGCAGGGACCGGAGGCATCTGCTAA
- a CDS encoding ATP-binding cassette domain-containing protein translates to MADSSISTPTAPSRPGQTGVAEPRLRLTGISKAFGAVQALSNVDFEVYAGEVVGLVGDNGAGKSTLVKIISGVEQADSGEIFLEGTPVKITGPSVATRLGIETVYQDLALCDNLDVVANLFLGHEELDLWPVLSEVHMEREALRVLSVLDVKIPSVRVPVSLLSGGQRQSIAVAKTILRQARVVLLDEPTAALGVAQTRQVLNLIKRLREQGLAVVVISHNLADVFEVVDRVIVLRLGRRVATFDVKTATPERVVAAITGAEFGAEVDANGSNGGGLQS, encoded by the coding sequence ATGGCAGACAGTTCGATCAGTACACCAACCGCTCCTTCTCGGCCCGGCCAGACGGGCGTGGCTGAGCCACGTCTGCGCCTGACCGGTATCAGCAAGGCATTCGGGGCCGTGCAGGCCCTTTCCAATGTCGACTTCGAGGTCTACGCTGGTGAGGTCGTCGGCCTCGTGGGCGATAATGGCGCCGGTAAATCGACGCTGGTCAAGATCATCTCCGGCGTTGAGCAGGCTGACAGCGGCGAGATTTTCCTGGAGGGCACACCGGTGAAGATCACCGGTCCCAGTGTGGCAACGCGCCTGGGGATCGAGACCGTTTATCAGGACCTGGCGCTCTGCGATAATCTCGATGTGGTGGCCAACCTCTTCCTTGGCCACGAGGAGCTTGATCTCTGGCCCGTGCTCTCTGAGGTGCACATGGAGCGCGAGGCCCTGCGCGTGCTCAGCGTGCTCGATGTCAAGATTCCCTCGGTGCGCGTGCCGGTCTCGCTGCTCTCGGGCGGTCAACGCCAGTCTATCGCAGTCGCTAAGACAATTCTGCGTCAGGCCCGGGTGGTGCTTCTGGACGAGCCGACGGCAGCGTTGGGCGTGGCCCAGACGCGCCAGGTGCTCAATTTGATCAAGCGCTTGCGCGAGCAGGGCCTGGCCGTGGTGGTGATCTCGCATAACCTGGCCGATGTTTTTGAGGTCGTGGACCGTGTGATTGTGCTGCGCCTGGGGCGGCGCGTGGCTACCTTCGATGTGAAGACGGCGACGCCCGAGCGCGTGGTGGCGGCCATCACCGGCGCGGAGTTTGGCGCTGAGGTGGACGCGAATGGCTCGAATGGAGGAGGTCTGCAGTCATGA
- a CDS encoding sugar ABC transporter permease, translating to MSEAVKQKQPAPTTSVEVPSRLPRPTVGQLLRTDLGFVPVLLTLLVIAAYFALTTGGLFLTPRNLSNLVLQITQIGVLALGSTLVLLLGEIDLSVAAVSTLCAVVMGVLTERQGMSAGWAILAALATGALAGLINGLLVAFIRIPSFIVTLAASIGYSGLLLYLLAGQSTLIIHNPFIVSLANNYLPDVLGVGLPTLALLLYIGFVVLNYVRRRQAGLRTQPLARLLLQIVIVAVIVEGAVALFESYLGVPQSVVFLTGLILLCWLLLTKTPFGRYVYAVGGNAEAARRAGINVSLIRVAVFTMCSTLAAIGGVLAASRGLAVASQIDPTLLLDSIAAAVIGGVSLFGGKGSVWSLILGALIIGSLENGLDLKSQGTDVKEMVEGVVLVLAVAADALIRRAQARRGR from the coding sequence ATGAGTGAAGCTGTGAAGCAGAAGCAACCAGCCCCGACGACCAGCGTTGAGGTGCCCTCCAGGTTGCCGCGTCCTACGGTGGGCCAGCTCCTGCGCACCGATCTGGGCTTTGTGCCCGTGCTGCTGACCTTGCTGGTCATCGCCGCCTACTTTGCTTTGACGACCGGCGGCCTCTTTTTGACGCCGCGCAACCTCTCAAATCTGGTGCTGCAGATCACACAGATCGGTGTGTTGGCCCTGGGCAGTACGCTGGTGCTGCTGCTGGGTGAGATCGATCTGTCGGTGGCAGCGGTGAGTACGCTCTGCGCGGTGGTGATGGGCGTGCTGACCGAGCGCCAGGGCATGTCAGCGGGCTGGGCAATTCTGGCCGCGCTGGCGACAGGCGCCCTCGCGGGACTCATCAATGGCTTGCTGGTCGCCTTTATCCGCATCCCTTCGTTTATTGTGACGTTGGCGGCCTCTATCGGCTACTCTGGTCTCTTGCTCTACCTGCTCGCCGGACAGAGCACGCTGATTATCCATAACCCCTTCATTGTCTCGCTGGCGAATAACTATCTGCCGGACGTGCTGGGTGTCGGCTTGCCAACGCTGGCGCTCTTGCTCTATATTGGATTCGTGGTGCTCAACTACGTGCGCCGCCGGCAGGCGGGCCTGCGCACGCAGCCGCTAGCGCGTTTGCTCCTGCAGATCGTGATTGTGGCGGTGATCGTCGAGGGCGCGGTGGCCCTCTTCGAGTCCTACCTGGGCGTGCCTCAGTCAGTGGTTTTCCTGACCGGATTGATCTTGCTCTGCTGGCTCTTGCTGACAAAGACGCCCTTCGGGCGCTATGTCTATGCCGTTGGAGGCAACGCCGAGGCGGCGCGCCGCGCTGGTATCAATGTGTCACTGATTCGGGTGGCGGTCTTTACGATGTGTTCGACGCTGGCGGCCATCGGTGGCGTGCTGGCGGCTTCGCGCGGCCTGGCGGTGGCCAGTCAGATCGATCCAACTCTCCTGCTCGATTCGATCGCGGCGGCAGTGATCGGCGGAGTGAGTCTCTTCGGCGGCAAAGGCTCGGTCTGGTCCCTGATTCTGGGCGCGCTGATCATTGGTAGCCTGGAGAACGGTCTCGACTTGAAGAGCCAGGGCACCGACGTGAAGGAGATGGTCGAGGGCGTGGTCCTGGTGCTCGCGGTGGCTGCCGACGCCCTGATTCGTCGCGCTCAGGCTCGCCGTGGCCGCTAG
- a CDS encoding Eco57I restriction-modification methylase domain-containing protein, giving the protein MLQGLSQPFSGSGTESPAPAMTLLAPLLAEDAEHASAEEALLRAAAEWRLWLSEGLARCNASLAPDDVNRAAQLLLARLLFLRFCEERGLEPSGGLHQLSKQRMLYARLQQRFEAAGRRYAAGLFCTRPRPRLPGSTTSADLALADAPCELTEELLPTLRLDDETLCRLLQALYPPLAPCDFARLSPSVLGRLYEHFLEKSLTTDAAGRLVLSEERAAKKADGIYYTPPPVVDYILAHSVATLLEREAEVTRAARLRVLDPCCGAGSFLTRLYRLLLHWFRERYVAEGAERFPQALRRDSQGRWRLTLAEGRRILLEQIYGVDLDRRAVEVTRLSLFLLLLEECTSSARERAQASRVLPRLEMTIRCGNALGSPCGPGVAPFNWQIAFPQVFKRQAQAETGGFDAVIGNPPYLFGEQRPQTERPYLEAAFTLARRQYDACWLFIEQGLKLTRPGGRFAFVVPDALLARDEARQARATLLREGLLRVYHCGPVFRACVSAAVLVVERGAQPPLIACDVPASPGMGHLGVQTRALCSRQRFLEDTSHRLLVHASDEEAALLARLEHEGEPLGQRVRISRGEEIGKRRVATTGPLPILAGENVTRYYIAPPTRFVHTLTKPAGFYQAPKIVVVKTGRRCVAALETAGLATMQSLYSLHLLDERLAYEALLAILNSRLIDYYLYKTFTAYKRLFPQLNQTTLASIPLPPRLAAHQEPLVVAARSMMALQERLAASTRAEERQALHQQRLRLETQINTLVFRLYGLSEAETRMLESAV; this is encoded by the coding sequence GTGCTGCAAGGCCTCTCGCAGCCGTTCTCAGGATCTGGTACGGAGTCCCCAGCCCCAGCTATGACCTTGTTGGCTCCGCTCCTGGCCGAGGACGCGGAGCACGCGTCGGCAGAGGAGGCGCTGCTGCGCGCAGCGGCGGAGTGGCGCCTGTGGCTCAGCGAGGGTCTGGCACGGTGCAACGCCTCTCTGGCGCCTGACGATGTTAACCGCGCCGCCCAGCTGCTACTGGCGCGTCTGCTGTTCCTGCGCTTTTGTGAGGAGCGTGGCCTGGAACCTTCGGGCGGCCTGCACCAGCTGAGCAAGCAGCGAATGCTCTACGCCCGTCTGCAGCAGCGCTTTGAAGCGGCAGGACGACGTTACGCCGCAGGCCTCTTCTGCACCCGGCCCCGGCCCCGGCTGCCAGGGAGCACCACATCGGCTGACCTGGCCCTGGCCGACGCTCCCTGCGAGCTGACAGAGGAGCTGCTCCCAACGCTCAGACTGGACGATGAGACCTTGTGCAGGCTGCTGCAGGCCCTCTATCCCCCCCTGGCTCCCTGCGATTTCGCTCGCCTCTCACCATCGGTGCTCGGTCGCCTCTATGAGCATTTTCTGGAGAAGAGTCTGACAACGGATGCCGCTGGCCGCCTGGTCCTGAGCGAGGAACGAGCCGCAAAGAAGGCGGACGGCATCTACTATACGCCTCCCCCCGTTGTCGACTATATCCTCGCCCATAGCGTAGCAACCTTGCTTGAGCGCGAGGCGGAGGTGACGCGCGCCGCCCGCCTGCGCGTCCTCGATCCCTGCTGCGGGGCCGGCTCCTTCCTGACGCGCCTCTACCGTCTCCTACTGCACTGGTTCCGCGAGCGGTATGTGGCGGAGGGAGCGGAGCGCTTTCCCCAGGCGCTGCGACGCGATAGCCAGGGGCGCTGGCGCCTGACGCTGGCCGAGGGCCGTCGCATTCTGCTAGAGCAGATCTATGGGGTTGATCTCGATCGCCGCGCGGTGGAGGTCACCCGTCTGTCGCTCTTCTTGTTGCTTCTGGAGGAGTGCACGAGCAGCGCGCGCGAGCGGGCCCAGGCCTCCAGAGTGCTGCCACGCCTGGAGATGACGATCCGCTGCGGCAACGCTCTGGGTAGTCCTTGCGGCCCAGGGGTCGCTCCCTTCAACTGGCAGATAGCCTTTCCACAGGTTTTCAAGAGGCAGGCTCAGGCAGAGACAGGGGGCTTTGATGCGGTAATCGGCAATCCTCCCTATCTGTTCGGCGAGCAGCGCCCGCAGACGGAACGCCCCTATCTGGAGGCAGCTTTTACCCTGGCGCGCCGGCAGTACGACGCCTGCTGGCTCTTCATCGAGCAGGGCCTCAAACTGACTCGCCCCGGCGGACGCTTTGCTTTCGTGGTGCCCGACGCCCTGCTGGCACGTGATGAGGCTCGCCAGGCCCGCGCTACCTTGCTGCGCGAGGGCTTGCTGCGCGTCTACCATTGCGGCCCGGTCTTCCGCGCCTGCGTCTCCGCCGCCGTGCTGGTCGTCGAGCGCGGCGCTCAGCCGCCGCTGATTGCCTGCGACGTGCCAGCCTCCCCGGGCATGGGCCACCTGGGGGTGCAGACGCGAGCTTTGTGCAGCCGGCAGCGCTTTTTGGAAGACACCAGCCATCGCCTGCTGGTCCATGCAAGCGATGAGGAGGCCGCACTGCTGGCCCGTCTTGAGCACGAGGGGGAGCCGCTCGGCCAGCGAGTGCGCATCTCGCGCGGCGAGGAGATCGGCAAGCGGCGCGTGGCCACGACAGGCCCCCTGCCAATCCTGGCCGGCGAAAACGTGACGCGCTACTATATTGCTCCCCCAACGCGCTTTGTCCATACGCTGACGAAACCCGCTGGCTTCTACCAGGCCCCCAAAATCGTGGTGGTCAAAACGGGTCGACGCTGCGTGGCAGCGTTGGAGACCGCCGGCCTGGCAACGATGCAGTCGCTCTATAGCCTGCACCTGCTCGATGAGCGCCTCGCCTATGAGGCTTTGCTCGCCATTCTCAATAGCCGCCTGATCGATTATTACCTCTATAAGACATTTACAGCCTACAAACGCCTGTTTCCCCAACTCAATCAGACAACGCTGGCCTCGATCCCCTTGCCACCTCGCCTGGCTGCGCACCAGGAGCCTCTGGTCGTCGCCGCGCGCAGCATGATGGCCCTGCAGGAGCGCCTGGCGGCCAGTACCAGGGCTGAGGAGCGCCAGGCCCTGCACCAACAACGTCTGAGGTTGGAGACTCAGATCAACACCCTGGTCTTTCGCCTCTACGGACTCAGCGAGGCTGAAACGCGGATGCTTGAAAGCGCGGTATAA
- a CDS encoding ABC transporter substrate-binding protein — protein sequence MRQLLRRLVRDIFFPLWLLLVAGLISACGSVTVQSSGSNNNTTASGPLRIAVIPKAIGFDFWEQVHKGAECAASKQQQVSVIWNGVTAETDVTGQIDLLTNYITQHVNGLIYAATDARALYQVTQQALKANIPVVNIDSGTYPQPSNVPLFATDNIASARKAADLLAQQLNGHGKVALIEFQPGSATNDQRVQGFKQELAKYPGIQLVADQSSHSDYNQALSVAEDILTAHPDLNGIFAANEPSVLGAAEAVRRIGKAGKITIIGWDAAPDEVKGVQQGTISALVVQNPFRMGYDSVNAMVRILRQHATVQSEDTGVTILTKANLNDPKVQAVLNPSCQNPPL from the coding sequence ATGCGACAACTTCTGCGCAGACTGGTGCGGGATATCTTCTTTCCTCTCTGGCTACTGCTGGTGGCCGGCCTGATCAGTGCCTGTGGCAGTGTCACTGTACAGTCATCAGGCAGTAATAACAACACTACTGCCTCTGGACCGCTCAGGATTGCCGTCATTCCCAAGGCCATCGGCTTCGACTTCTGGGAGCAGGTCCACAAAGGGGCGGAGTGCGCCGCTTCGAAGCAGCAGCAGGTTTCAGTGATCTGGAACGGCGTGACCGCTGAGACCGACGTGACCGGGCAGATCGACCTGCTGACCAACTACATTACGCAGCATGTCAATGGCCTGATCTACGCCGCTACCGATGCACGCGCCCTCTACCAGGTGACGCAGCAGGCCCTCAAGGCAAACATTCCCGTGGTCAATATCGACTCGGGCACCTATCCGCAGCCGTCCAACGTGCCGCTCTTTGCCACTGATAACATCGCCTCAGCGCGCAAGGCTGCCGATCTGCTGGCTCAGCAGCTCAACGGTCATGGTAAGGTGGCTTTGATCGAGTTCCAGCCGGGCAGCGCCACCAATGATCAGCGTGTCCAGGGCTTCAAGCAAGAGCTGGCCAAGTATCCGGGCATTCAGCTCGTCGCTGACCAGTCCAGCCACAGCGACTACAACCAGGCGCTGAGTGTGGCCGAGGACATCCTGACGGCCCACCCCGATCTGAATGGAATCTTTGCCGCCAATGAGCCGAGCGTACTGGGGGCGGCGGAGGCGGTGCGCCGCATTGGCAAAGCTGGCAAGATCACGATCATCGGCTGGGATGCCGCCCCCGACGAGGTCAAGGGAGTGCAGCAGGGGACGATTTCGGCCCTGGTGGTGCAGAACCCCTTTAGGATGGGCTATGACAGCGTCAATGCAATGGTGCGCATTCTGCGCCAGCACGCCACCGTCCAGAGCGAGGATACGGGGGTAACGATCCTGACCAAGGCCAATCTCAACGATCCCAAGGTCCAGGCGGTGCTCAATCCGAGCTGCCAGAATCCCCCGCTGTGA